A single region of the Mugil cephalus isolate CIBA_MC_2020 chromosome 4, CIBA_Mcephalus_1.1, whole genome shotgun sequence genome encodes:
- the LOC125006971 gene encoding V-set and immunoglobulin domain-containing protein 1-like isoform X7, with translation MFLLQRSWTEMELLPLVCFCLLTCSGTTFGDEGPLVTTRMVKLNGEVILPCSFSTIDITAETFDWRKEDMKEVFMYAAGSHYNNGRPGQDPYFKGRVFHFDDQLQSGNASIVIRNIKKTDSGRYSCIFPFPQPGRTRSIIELIVDCILKDRTKENKGASPEPSVTNLDQTDDRALLQCKVQGAFPKPKVQWLDSDNNTVPAEETQVTESEGKFNIILKTTVTKTGYYRCVSTQEEICHQIYHEIHVFWSGSYTGWIVAAVVSVVAVVLAVVVFVLCKKQNSNTSNY, from the exons ATGTTTCTTCTTCAGAGGAGTTGGACAGAGATGGAGCTTCTTCCTCtcgtgtgtttctgtctcctgaCCTGCTCTGGAACAACGTTTGGTGACGAAG GACCACTTGTCACCACAAGGATGGTAAAACTAAATGGGGAAGTCATTTTACCCTGTTCCTTCAGCACCATTGACATTACAGCTGAAACATTTGACTGGAGAAAAGAGGATATGAAGGAGGTGTTCATGTACGCTGCAGGGAGTCATTATAATAACGGACGTCCAGGTCAAGATCCATATTTCAAAGGTCGAGTCTTTCATTTTGATGATCAGCTCCAGTCTGGTAATGCCTCCATAGTTATCAGAAACATAAAGAAGACAGACAGTGGAAGGTACAgctgtatttttccatttcctcagCCTGGAAGGACAAGATCCATCATTGAGCTCATTGTTG atTGTATC ttaaaagacAGAACGAAGGAAAATAAAG GTGCATCTCCAGAACCATCTGTCACAAACCTTGATCAAACAGATGACCGGGCTTTACTGCAATGTAAAGTTCAAGGTGCTTTTCCAAAACCTAAAGTCCAGTGGTTGGACAGTGATAACAACACAGTTCCTGCTGAAGAAACACAAGTCACAGAAAGTGAAGGAAAATTCAACATTATCCTCAAGACTACGGTGACCAAGACGGGCTACTATCGCTGTGTTTCCACACAAGAAGAAATTTGTCATCAGATTTATCATGAGATCCATGTGTTTTGGAGTG GATCATACACTGGATGGATTGTTGCTGCAgttgtcagtgttgttgctgtAGTTCTTGCTGTGGTTGTCTTTGTTCTTTGCAAGAAACAAAATTCTAATACAAGTAACTACTAG